The Gehongia tenuis sequence CGGCCACCTCCCGGAGAATCTGCCGGGCCTTGCTGTAGTAGCCCTTGGCATAGGGGCACTTGGCGCATTCGCCGTGGGTGGGGCACAGCTTTGTCTTCGCGGTAAGCTCCAGCGAATGGATGGACAGGCCCCGCTGGCGCAGGAGCTCCAGCGCCTGCCGGGCCGATTCGTGGCCGGTGTTGCGGGCGGTGAGATAAAAGACACGGCGGATTTCGCCCCGGCCCAGGGCCAGCACCGCCGGATACAGGGCGGCCAGCGTCTTGCCGATGCCGGTGGGCGCTTCCACCATGAGACGCTCCCGGTTTGTGAGGGCGCGCCAAACCGCACCGGCCATCTCCCGCTGGCCCTTCCGAAAGGAGGGAAAGGGGAAATGGAGCCCCCCGGCGGTGCTGGACAAAAGCTTCTCGTGACGGTACCGGCTCCCATAGAGCTCAAGCGTCGCCGATACCAGCGGCATAAATTTTTCTTCCAGAGATTTTCGCGTGTGCAGACTTTCAAAGGAACGGGCCGCGCCCTCGGGAAGGGTCACGTAGGTGAGCCGGGTGCCCACCGCAGTGAGGCCGTCCCGCTGGGCCAGCATGAAGGCGTAGCACTCCGCCTGCCTCAAATGGAGGGGCAGCCCGCCGGTCACTTCTCTGCGGTAGGTGGTTTTGATCTCCTCCACGAAGGGCAGGCCGCCCTTCTCAAAAAGGCCGTCCGCACGGCCCTGAACCACCACCGAGAAGTCCCCACCGTCCATCTCGTAGCGGAGAGTCTTTTCGGCTTCATAATCCCCGCCCCGGCTCTCCTGCACCTTTCGATGGCTTTCGGAACCCTCCAGCATGCGGCTGACCGAGGAAAAGGCGTAGCCTAGATCGGCATCCTTGAAATGCATGTCGATGAACTGGTGCACCGACAGGGTGTAGACGGTTTTCATGTTCGGCCCTCCCATGGATTTCATTGTATAGAACAGGCGTTCTTTTGTCAAAGCAGCCGGCAGGATTTTTGCCGCCCGCCCGCGAAATAGAAAGGCGTAAGGGGGAATGCAGGTGCAAAGGGATCAAGCGAAAATTACATACCTGGATCACAGCGGCTTTTCCGTGGAGACGGAAACGGCGCTGCTCATCTTTGACTACTACAATCCAAAGCCGGACGAAGAGGGCCGGGGCACGGTGGATCTTGCGGAGGTGCCCCGGGAAAAGAAGGTCTATATCTTTGTCAGCCACGCCCATTCGGACCACTACAACAAGTTCATCTATGAGCTTGCCGGCGTGCGGGCGAACATCCAGTACATTCTGGGCGTGGGCGTTCCGAAGGGCGGCCGCAGCGCGGCCATCCTGAAGCCCCAGGACGAGTTCGAGGACGGCACGGTCTATGTCAAGGCCTATGGCAGCACCGACGAGGGCGTGTCCTTCCTGGTGCGGGTGGACGGCATGAACCTCTTCCATGCGGGAGACCTCAACTGGTGGCATTGGCGGAGCGAATCCTCGTTGAGCGAGATCAACGAGGCGGAGGAGGCTTTCATGCACGAGATCGGGCTCATCGCCCAGGACCGGCCGCTCATTGACGTGGCTTTTTTTCCGGTGGATCCCAGAATGGGCCAGTTCTACGAGGCGGGCGCCGAACACTTCATCACCGTCTTCAAGCCCACCCTCTTTTTTCCCATGCATTTTGGAGGCAGCATCCATAACATCGCCGATTTTTATCGCAAGGTGAAGATGAAGCGGGTGAAGATCATGCCCATCAAGCACCGAGGCGAGACTTTTTTGTATATGAAGCAGGAATGAAAGGGGAGAGAAAAATGCAGTTTAAATTCACCCACAACAACATCAACGTGGCCGATCTTGAGCGAAGCCTTGCCTTTTACAAGGAAGCGCTCGGTTTTGAGAAGGTGAAGGAAAAGACCGCGGAGGACGGCAGCTTCAAAATTGTCTGGATCGGGGACGGCGTGACCGATTATCTGCTTGAACTCACGTGGCTGAAGGATCATCCCCAGCCCTATGAGCTTGGTGAGAACGAGATCCATCAGGGCATCGTGGTGGACGACTACGAGGCCGCCCATGCCCTTCATGAGAAAATGGGCTGCATCTGCTTTGAAAACACCAGCATGGGTCTGTACTTCATCGAGGACCCCGACGGCTACTGGGTGGAGATCGTGCCCACGCGGCAGTGAAAAACGAGAGCCCGGCTATTTGGCGGGGTAGAATAAGGATGTATAGTTAATTTGTAGCAGAGGGCATATCTTCGGATATGCCCTTATGCTATTGTATCGTTCCAATGTGGTTGAAGCAAATATCAACCTGTTGCGAGTAAAACTTTTTCTTGTAAGCCCCGTCACGCTCATGCACCGTGATATGGTGGACAAACTCCCGCAGAATATCCGGGGTCAGCTCCGTCACTTCTATATGGCGGTCAACAATGGCGAGGAATTTCCCGATGTTGTTCAGCTCGTCCTGCTCCTTTGCCAGCCCTGCTTCCAGCTCCGCGCTTCTGCCTTTCAACGTTTCCTGTTCTTCGAGATAACGCCCATTGAGCTGTCTGAACTGCTCGTCAGTCAAAATGCCCGTTGCCAGCTTTTCAAAGGTAACGGCAATCAGGTTGTCAACCTCCGCAAGGCGTTTCTTTGCCTCCTCCAGCTCCTTGCGCTTTGCCGCCAGCTCTTGCTTTGCCTGGCCTGATTGCTTGGCGGTCAAATGGGCAATAAACGCTTCCCGGTCTGTCCTTGCCGCCGCACATACCTTCTGAATAGCTGCAAGAGCCGTTTCCCGCAGATAGGCCGCTTTTATGGTGTGGGGCGTACATTCTTCCTTGTGCGTGTGGCACTTGCCGCAAACATAGGTGTATTTGCTTTCCTCCCAGTTCCCGCACCTGCAAAGATAGTGGGTGCTGCCGCAGGAACGCAATTCCTGAATATTGGCACGTTGGAATATCCGGTCACTATCAATCATTCGCTCAATCCCCCTCATAGGCTGTTTTCAAGTTTTGGCACACCTGCGCGGCAAGAATCGCCCCCACCTGCAAGCCGATTTCCATGTAAACGGATTCAACCGCGCTCACATAGTCGTAGACAAGCCCGGTCATTTCCTCGTATTCCTTGTTGTCCGGTACGTCGTTCCGGCTTCTCTGGATATCCGCCCGTAGGCGTTCCGGGAGCTTAATAGCAAAATCCCGCGCTGTGCAGCCGTAGAGCTTGCACAGCGCGGCTCTTTGTGTGGAGAGGGTGTAAGCGGACAAGCCCCGGTCAATGCCGCTTTGCAGATAGGCTTCCACATGGGGGCGGGCTTGAGACAGGGTGCGGCTTCCATATTGCGCTTTTGCCCAGCTCGCAAAGGCGCAGCTTTGCTTCAGATAGGTTTCAAAGGTGCGGTAAGAGAAGATACCCGCCGGGGCGTGGGTGCTTTCCTCGTTCTTGGCCTGATGTCGGCTTTCCCCGATACGGAGTTGGACTTGCAGGGTTTCCTGAACCTGCCGCACCATGGATTTATGTTTCATTATGACCTCCTGATAAAAGGGCGCAGTTATCCCTTTGAAATTGGGTGAAAAGTTAGGCGTTTTGGCGAGATTTTTTTGACAGCTTCCCGGTGCTGTTTTCCCGATTTCATAGGCGTTTCCGTGGCTTGTGGAGATTTTCTCTCCGCTGCCTCCGGCAGCTCCGTTTACCCGTCGATTTTTTGCAAAATCGACCGTGTAATCGTATCTGCCCATGTCCACTCCACGGAAAAGCATTTTGCCTTGCGAATTGCCAAACCGCGCTTACGCGGTTTGCCGTGTCGTTTGGCTCACCCGCACTTTTGCTGGTTAGCCATGCAGTTTTACCGAGTAACCTGCATTTTTTTCGAACCTCTTGCCGCCTTGTATCGTCTGGCGGGCTACTGCGTTTCACTCCCTTCATCTTTTCAAGCTCCATTACTAATATGTCAGATACTCAAGCACCCCAAAAACGCAAAAAACGGCGCCCCCACAATTTTTGTGAGGGCGCCGCCGCAGTAGCCGTCCGACGAAAGGTTCGAATCTTTCATCAGGCGGCGAGGCCTGTTATACCGCCGCATACATTCATGTTTCCGCTTTATCCGCGTGTGTTTGCTCTGTTTCTCTTGCTACAGTCAACGGCTGTATGTTTCCTGCCTCACTTATAGTATGACAGACATTGAACGAAAAAAGAGACAGGCGGTTTTTTCCGCCTGTCTCTCTTTCACCTTATGCTGGGTTTCCCTCTTGCTCTGTAACATCCTTGTTATGCTGGAGGGAACGTGCCAGTCTAATGAGAATATTTTAGTTTTTTAAGATTTGACGTAGAATTTTTGAAGTCCTACGGTTTTTCTTTACGTTAAACTTACCCACAAAGTTAAAGTTACACATCAACCCGTTGTGTATAGTTTTTTTCGCGGCATGTTCATGTATTACAATCCTGTCAATAAACTCTCGATCGTCAGCTCTCGAATATCGGTGTAGCTGTCTATAATAGACATTCAGCAAGTTTATCCTGTTGGGTGCTTGACGTGAGAAATGTGTAGTATTTCGTTGATTTTGGCCCAAATCCATGGTACAATTTATTATGTGTATTAATGTCTATTTGTAAGAGGTGAACCTGATTGGCGTCTGTGGATCAAAGAGAAGAAAACATGCCGCGAGTCATCGAAGCGGCAATATGGTGCTTCGAGAATATAGGAATTGAAAAGACAACAAGAGTTCTCATTGCAAAACAGGCCGGAGTTACCGTGCGCTCATTACAAAGATACTTCGGTACCTTGGAGAATCTAATTGTTGAGGCTATTGGCGTCTATATGCAAAGATATAGTGACTCCCTTCAATCCGAACTTAATCAGTTAGTTGAATCAAACGCCAATGGGTACGAGCAACTAATTGCTTTTTTAAGAAATCATTTGAACTACTATCGGCCGGATATGCCGGCATCCTTGGTAGTTCATGAAATGGAACTGTATTTTTTAAAACACGATATTCCGCTGACACTGCTTTATCAAAAAATATTTAATAGTAAAACACAAAGAAGCGTAATAGGCGAACTGTTTAAAAAAGGGTTGGACGATGGCAGCATAAAAAAACGCTCAGACATCGAGGTGATTTATGCGTATTTGGTGACTACTTTTCCTGGTATGATCATTCGGATTTCCATGATGGGTGCTGCGTATAAACATGTTCCTACAACCGTAACAACTGAAATGATATTTGACAAGTATATTGAAATTTTAGATAGCCTTATCAAAGCGTAAAAGGGCCGCCATCGCGGGCGGCTTTTCTTTTAGCATTGCTGTCCTCGTGCGGGACAACCACAATATGAAGCCGATCATGGCAGAAAGTAGCAGGAGAATACTGACTTAAAAATAATTATTTGGGGGTGTAACGTATGCTTCAGCTAAAGAAATTACTCATCGTTGATGACAATCACGTAAACAGGCAGGTTCTATGCAAGATATTAAGTGATACATATGAGGTGCTGGAGGCAGAAAATGGCAGAGAAGCCATGGCAATATTACATCGTTCATATGAGAGCATTTCTGCGGTCTTGCTTGACATTGTCATGCCTGTGATGAACGGCTATGAGGTGTTGGAGGAAATTCGGGGAGATGCTTTTTTATCGAAAATACCGATTATCGTTACAACCGGAAGCGATGATTACAGTGCTGAAATAAAGGCGTTGTCTTTGGGTGCCCACGACTTTTTACTGAAGCCCTATAAGCCTGCTGTTATTTTGCACCGCCTTGCCAATACCATCAAGTTAAGAGAAACGGCTGCATTGGTCAACGCGATTGAAAAGGACGAGCTTACTGGTGTTTACAGCAAGGAATTTTTCTATAAAAAAGCAGAAAAGATCCTGCTGGAAAACGAGAATTTGCAGTACGATATTGTATGTATGGATATCGAACGGTTTAAGCTTGTTAACGATCTGTTTGGCATGCAGGAAGGCGATGAACTACTGAGGCATATTGCGAATCTAATAAAGCATTATGTCGGCAATCATGGTATTTGCGGCCGTGTGGGTGCGGATAAATTTGCCTGCCTGCTTCCGCACAGAGAACACTACGAAGACAATTTGTTCAACGATGCAATCGAGGCAATCAATGAGTTTCCGATCGGTATCAGTATCAATGTCTGCTACGGCATTTACTGTATTGACGATGTCACAATACCAATTAGCGTCATGTGTGACCGGGCGCTGATTGCATGCAGCTCAATCAAGGGAAAGTATGATATTCACCATGCGTATTACTCGGACAAGCTCAGACAGTCGCTGCTTTCTGAACAGGTTATTCTTGACAGCATAAAAACAGCGCTGCTGGAAAACCAGTTTGAGATATACTACCAGCCGAAATATGATTTATCCAACGAAACCATAGCCGGCGCCGAAGCTCTGGTGCGCTGGAATCATCCCGTCAAAGGGTTCATATCCCCTACCGATTTTATCCCTCTTTTTGAGCGAAACGGATTTATTACAGATTTAGATATTTACGTATGGGAAACCGTATGCCGCCAGCTGCACCATTGGTTGGATAACGGGCAGCCCATGATCCCGATCTCTGTAAATGTCTCCCGGGTGGATATTTATAATCCGGAGCTCACGCGGATTTTAACCGGGCTAATTAAAAAATACAATCTGAAGGCGGAGTATCTCCATATAGAGATTACCGAAACAGCATACACGGAAAATCCGGATCAAATTATCAGCACAGTTCTGGAACTGAGAAAGCTGGGATTTATTATTGAGATGGATGATTTTGGGACAGGCTATTCTTCCCTCAATATGCTTTCCGAATTGCCGATTCATGTGCTGAAGCTGGATATGAGGTTTATCCAAAGTGAAAATGCAAAGAGAAACCGCAAAAACATTCTGAGCTTTATCATCAGTCTTGCCAAGTGGCTCGACTTGCAGGTGGTAGCCGAGGGTGTAGAGACAGAGAAGCAAGCACAGATGCTCAAGAGCATGGACTGCAATTATGCGCAGGGCTATTATTTCGCAAAACCTATGCCGCATGAGGAGTTTGAAAATCACATAAAGCAGCATAATTCTGAAATCATTGATGAAAAGGATCCTTCAAAAGACAGCAATAAGGATAAAGTCATGATTCAAAAGAGTAAATCCGATCGGATCATGGTTATCGTGGATGACAGTACCATAAACCGCACAATTTTATCTAAGATATTTCATGAGCTGTATACCATAGTAGAGGCTGAAAACGGTCAGGATGCTTACTTGTATCTGGAAGAAAACTTTTCGATCATCGATATTGTCCTGCTCGATTTGGTCATGCCGGTGATGGACGGCTTTCAGATGCTTGGAAAAATGAAGAATTGTGAGCAACTGAGAAATATGCCGGTCATCATCACAACACAAACAGGGGAATACAGCGAGGCCAGGGCTCTCGCTATGGGCGCCGCGGATTTTATTCCAAAGCCATATAACCGGGAGGTCGCTCTGCATCGCGTCAGCAATGTAATGGCACAGTCCAAGCTTCGCGCTATCGAGCGTGAACGTGAGCTTGCCCACAAAGTGGAGGAGATGCGGTATAAAGCGGAGCACGACAGTCTGACCGGGCTCTACAACCGCGCCGCCATGGAAACCTCGATTAACAACTTTTTTGCCAATCATGAAAAAGCAGAGGGCGCCCTGCTTATGCTGGATATCGATTGCTTCAAATCGGTCAATGATACCTTAGGCCATGATAAAGGCGACGATTTGCTGGTTGACATCTCCAATATATTATTAAGCTCTTTCCGTAAAGAAGATGTTGTTGCCAGGCTTGGCGGAGATGAATTTGCCGTATTTGTTCCGTTTCGCTTACCTCCAGCTGATTTACAAAAAAGAGCAAAAAAGCTTTGTGAAAAGCTGAAAATTCAGCTGGATGGAATCAAAGTTTCCGCGACAATCGGTATTGCCAACGCACCCCTTCATGGTTCCGATTACCAGACCCTTTATAAAAATGCGGACGCCGCTCTTTTGGCTGCGAAAAGACTTGGGAAGGATCAGTACAAAATATACGATATGCAGATGGAAATGCCGTCCCCGTCGTTGTACCGCAATATGGATTGGCTGCTTGATGAAACCAGTGACGCTATCGTTATTTGCGATATGAAGAGCTATGAAATTTTATATCTCAACAGTGTGGCCGCCAAAATCGCAGGAAAGGACAAATCCTTGTGTGTAGGGCAAACGTGCTACAAAACCCTGTGGAAACGAGAGCGGCCCTGTGAGCATTGTATCTCCTGCGGCAAGCTGTCTCAGGCGTACATTGAGCAAGAAGTGGAGGATGATGCAACCAAACATCACTATATCATCCGGGACAAGCTGATGGAATGGGGCAACAAATATGCCCGCATTCAATACATACAGGATGATACTGCCAGGAACCAATTTAAAAATGAGCTGGTTCAAGCAAATGAGCGCTTTTCGGGTATGCTCTCCTCCCTGCAGGCCGGATTGGTGAAATGCCAGCTGAATGATCAATGGACTGTACTGGAGGCAAATGAACAATTTTATGAAATCATTGGCTACAGTAAAGAAGAATTTGAGGCCCGATTTGATAATTCGCTGGCAGCTGTTGTGGAGCCAAGCTGCCTGGAAGAAAATCGCATTCAACTACAGCAGCAATTAAAAATCGGTGAGAAAGTGGTTATGGACAGCTGCTTTATCAATCGTCTTGGGAATCCTGTCCACGTTACCGATCAAACCGTTGTCGTAACCGAACCGGATGGGAAATCCTATTTTTACTGCACCTATATCCGCAAGGCGGATGTCCAGATTCCGCAGAAAGGAGACGCTGCGATATGAGCATACCTTATGAACTTATAAACAATATTCTGCCCAGCGGGTTTGCCATGACGACGACTTACCCGGATTATCAGATTATCTTTGTCAACGATATTCTCGTTTCCATGCTGGGATATGAAAGCAAGGAAGCGCTGATAAACAAGCTCAGGTTTTCCGCATTGAGCTACGTACATCCGGAGGATTTAGAGCGTGTTCGGGCGGTAGCGCCTACTCGAAACGGAAAATTTGACCCCTATGAAATAACCTACCGTGCCTTAAAAAAAGACGGCAGCTATATTTGGGTCAACCAGCGTTCACAGCATATCCTTGAGGAAAACGGCAGCGAAATTATTTTGGCCTATTATACAGATGTCACAGAACAAAAGCAGTTGGAGCAAAGCCTGCTATTGGAGACACAAAGATACGAAACACTGGTCAATTCCATTCCCGGCGGTGTGGGACTGTATCGCCTGGACGAGAAATTCACGCCCACGTATTTTAATGACCGCGTATGCGAGCTTTGCGGAATGACGCGTACGGAATATAAAGCCGCCATTCAGAAATCGGCGATTTCTGTTTTTCATCCCGATGACATCACCGGAATGATTGAGGAGGCTAACGCCGCGTTCGCACAAAAGAGAAAGGTCGATTATACCTATCGGCTTCTGCAAAAGCAGGGCGGCTATAAATGGACCCACATTTCCGGTGAATGGCTAGCAGAACAGGGAGATTGTCCGGTTCTTTGCGCCGTTTTTACCG is a genomic window containing:
- a CDS encoding MBL fold metallo-hydrolase, with amino-acid sequence MQRDQAKITYLDHSGFSVETETALLIFDYYNPKPDEEGRGTVDLAEVPREKKVYIFVSHAHSDHYNKFIYELAGVRANIQYILGVGVPKGGRSAAILKPQDEFEDGTVYVKAYGSTDEGVSFLVRVDGMNLFHAGDLNWWHWRSESSLSEINEAEEAFMHEIGLIAQDRPLIDVAFFPVDPRMGQFYEAGAEHFITVFKPTLFFPMHFGGSIHNIADFYRKVKMKRVKIMPIKHRGETFLYMKQE
- a CDS encoding DUF4368 domain-containing protein, with protein sequence MIDSDRIFQRANIQELRSCGSTHYLCRCGNWEESKYTYVCGKCHTHKEECTPHTIKAAYLRETALAAIQKVCAAARTDREAFIAHLTAKQSGQAKQELAAKRKELEEAKKRLAEVDNLIAVTFEKLATGILTDEQFRQLNGRYLEEQETLKGRSAELEAGLAKEQDELNNIGKFLAIVDRHIEVTELTPDILREFVHHITVHERDGAYKKKFYSQQVDICFNHIGTIQ
- a CDS encoding VOC family protein — encoded protein: MQFKFTHNNINVADLERSLAFYKEALGFEKVKEKTAEDGSFKIVWIGDGVTDYLLELTWLKDHPQPYELGENEIHQGIVVDDYEAAHALHEKMGCICFENTSMGLYFIEDPDGYWVEIVPTRQ
- a CDS encoding TetR/AcrR family transcriptional regulator, giving the protein MDQREENMPRVIEAAIWCFENIGIEKTTRVLIAKQAGVTVRSLQRYFGTLENLIVEAIGVYMQRYSDSLQSELNQLVESNANGYEQLIAFLRNHLNYYRPDMPASLVVHEMELYFLKHDIPLTLLYQKIFNSKTQRSVIGELFKKGLDDGSIKKRSDIEVIYAYLVTTFPGMIIRISMMGAAYKHVPTTVTTEMIFDKYIEILDSLIKA
- a CDS encoding EAL domain-containing protein translates to MLQLKKLLIVDDNHVNRQVLCKILSDTYEVLEAENGREAMAILHRSYESISAVLLDIVMPVMNGYEVLEEIRGDAFLSKIPIIVTTGSDDYSAEIKALSLGAHDFLLKPYKPAVILHRLANTIKLRETAALVNAIEKDELTGVYSKEFFYKKAEKILLENENLQYDIVCMDIERFKLVNDLFGMQEGDELLRHIANLIKHYVGNHGICGRVGADKFACLLPHREHYEDNLFNDAIEAINEFPIGISINVCYGIYCIDDVTIPISVMCDRALIACSSIKGKYDIHHAYYSDKLRQSLLSEQVILDSIKTALLENQFEIYYQPKYDLSNETIAGAEALVRWNHPVKGFISPTDFIPLFERNGFITDLDIYVWETVCRQLHHWLDNGQPMIPISVNVSRVDIYNPELTRILTGLIKKYNLKAEYLHIEITETAYTENPDQIISTVLELRKLGFIIEMDDFGTGYSSLNMLSELPIHVLKLDMRFIQSENAKRNRKNILSFIISLAKWLDLQVVAEGVETEKQAQMLKSMDCNYAQGYYFAKPMPHEEFENHIKQHNSEIIDEKDPSKDSNKDKVMIQKSKSDRIMVIVDDSTINRTILSKIFHELYTIVEAENGQDAYLYLEENFSIIDIVLLDLVMPVMDGFQMLGKMKNCEQLRNMPVIITTQTGEYSEARALAMGAADFIPKPYNREVALHRVSNVMAQSKLRAIERERELAHKVEEMRYKAEHDSLTGLYNRAAMETSINNFFANHEKAEGALLMLDIDCFKSVNDTLGHDKGDDLLVDISNILLSSFRKEDVVARLGGDEFAVFVPFRLPPADLQKRAKKLCEKLKIQLDGIKVSATIGIANAPLHGSDYQTLYKNADAALLAAKRLGKDQYKIYDMQMEMPSPSLYRNMDWLLDETSDAIVICDMKSYEILYLNSVAAKIAGKDKSLCVGQTCYKTLWKRERPCEHCISCGKLSQAYIEQEVEDDATKHHYIIRDKLMEWGNKYARIQYIQDDTARNQFKNELVQANERFSGMLSSLQAGLVKCQLNDQWTVLEANEQFYEIIGYSKEEFEARFDNSLAAVVEPSCLEENRIQLQQQLKIGEKVVMDSCFINRLGNPVHVTDQTVVVTEPDGKSYFYCTYIRKADVQIPQKGDAAI